A window of Campylobacter cuniculorum DSM 23162 = LMG 24588 contains these coding sequences:
- the fliI gene encoding flagellar protein export ATPase FliI encodes MNLEKLRQKVSKENLTSIFGEITRISATNIEIRGLKTGVGDIIKLVSNEDENLQTLAMVIEVKEQLSYLSPFSFIEGFKIGDKAFMTDSGMHIGVSDELLGRVVNPFMHPKDGKGTIEVSKFIPIMRPPIDAMKRGLIDKVFPVGIKSIDALLTCGVGQKLGIFAGSGVGKSTLMGMIVKNSKADIKVVALIGERGREIPEFIQKNLGGKLDNTVLIVATSDDSALMRKYGAFCAMSVAEYFKEQGKDVLFIMDSITRFAMAQREIGLALGEPPTTKGYPPSVLSLLPQLMERAGKEEGKGTITAFFTVLVDGDDMSDPIADQSRSILDGHIVLSRDLTDLGIYPPINIQNSASRVMNDIISPEHKLWARKFKRLNSLLKENEVLLRIGAYQKGSDKELDEAINKKDFMEKFLAQNPEENFEFEETIQTLSQIDVNLPPPPPPASVAILPNPNQH; translated from the coding sequence ATGAATTTAGAAAAATTAAGACAAAAAGTTAGCAAAGAAAATCTCACTTCAATTTTTGGAGAAATTACACGAATTTCAGCCACAAATATAGAAATTCGCGGGTTAAAAACAGGGGTGGGAGATATTATTAAGCTCGTTTCAAATGAAGATGAAAATTTACAAACTTTAGCAATGGTGATTGAAGTTAAAGAACAATTAAGCTATCTTAGCCCTTTTTCTTTCATCGAAGGTTTTAAAATCGGCGATAAAGCTTTTATGACAGATTCTGGAATGCATATAGGTGTTAGTGATGAACTTTTAGGTCGCGTTGTGAATCCTTTTATGCACCCAAAAGATGGAAAAGGAACCATTGAAGTGAGTAAATTTATACCCATTATGCGTCCCCCTATTGATGCGATGAAAAGAGGACTCATTGATAAAGTCTTTCCCGTTGGGATTAAAAGCATTGATGCCCTCTTAACTTGTGGAGTGGGGCAAAAACTTGGAATTTTTGCAGGAAGTGGGGTTGGAAAATCCACTCTAATGGGAATGATTGTTAAAAATTCTAAGGCTGATATAAAAGTTGTAGCACTCATCGGTGAAAGGGGCAGAGAAATTCCTGAATTCATTCAAAAAAATTTAGGGGGCAAACTTGATAACACAGTTTTGATTGTCGCAACAAGTGATGATAGTGCTTTGATGAGAAAATACGGAGCCTTTTGTGCAATGAGTGTTGCAGAATATTTTAAAGAACAAGGTAAAGATGTGCTTTTTATTATGGATAGTATCACGCGTTTTGCTATGGCACAAAGAGAAATAGGACTTGCACTCGGCGAACCACCAACGACAAAAGGCTATCCGCCAAGCGTTTTAAGTCTTTTACCTCAATTAATGGAACGAGCGGGTAAAGAAGAGGGAAAAGGGACAATCACAGCATTTTTCACGGTTTTAGTTGATGGAGATGATATGAGTGATCCTATTGCAGACCAAAGTCGCTCCATCCTTGATGGGCATATTGTTTTAAGCAGAGATTTAACTGATTTGGGAATTTATCCTCCTATCAATATACAAAATTCTGCTTCGAGGGTGATGAATGATATTATCAGCCCTGAACATAAACTTTGGGCACGCAAATTCAAGAGATTGAATTCTTTACTGAAAGAAAATGAAGTTTTACTTCGTATAGGAGCGTATCAAAAAGGAAGTGATAAAGAACTCGATGAAGCGATTAATAAAAAAGATTTTATGGAAAAATTTTTAGCACAAAATCCCGAAGAAAATTTTGAATTTGAAGAAACAATACAAACTTTAAGTCAAATTGATGTCAATTTACCTCCTCCACCTCCTCCTGCAAGTGTTGCCATCTTGCCAAATCCGAATCAGCATTAA
- the folE gene encoding GTP cyclohydrolase I FolE yields the protein MQKKFENCVKTILELIGENPQREGLLKTPTRIFKTYEFLTSGYKQDIDEILNGALFESSNNEMILVRDIEFYSLCEHHLLPFFGRVHVAYIPNSKVVGLSKIPRLVEVFARRLQIQEQLTEQIADALMQNVGAKGVGVVIEARHMCIEMRGIQKANSTTSTSALRGLFLKNEKTREEFFTLINSPKQVRF from the coding sequence TTGCAAAAAAAATTTGAAAATTGCGTCAAAACCATACTTGAACTTATAGGAGAAAATCCTCAACGCGAGGGACTTTTAAAAACTCCAACAAGAATTTTTAAAACCTATGAATTCCTTACAAGCGGTTATAAACAAGATATTGATGAAATTTTAAATGGTGCTTTATTTGAAAGTTCAAATAATGAAATGATTTTGGTCAGAGATATTGAATTTTATAGCCTTTGTGAGCATCATCTTTTGCCTTTTTTTGGCAGAGTCCATGTTGCTTATATCCCAAATTCTAAAGTCGTGGGATTGAGTAAAATTCCACGACTTGTTGAGGTCTTTGCTCGAAGACTTCAAATTCAAGAACAGCTTACCGAGCAAATCGCAGATGCTTTAATGCAAAATGTTGGTGCAAAAGGCGTTGGAGTGGTGATTGAAGCAAGACATATGTGCATTGAAATGCGAGGGATACAAAAGGCTAATTCCACAACTAGCACTTCAGCCTTACGCGGACTTTTTTTAAAAAATGAAAAAACACGTGAAGAATTTTTTACATTGATTAATTCCCCCAAACAGGTTCGTTTTTAA
- the tig gene encoding trigger factor: MEIKAKQLDSVNASAHIKIPSQELKNEVQNLAKKASKTLKIDGFRPGHVPVAVILKRYEKQLQNDAEQNLLKNALNNALKELKKDSKELVGEPYFEKFDKKDEEIDIEFILSFKPDLKLDDYEKYIPQYSEPKATKKEMDEKRKELLKTHASLEPIKGKRALKEGDFAKFDFEGFIDGKSFEGGKANDYVLEIGSKQFIPGFEEGMIGLKIGEEKDLNLSFPKEYPAQHLAGKEVVFKVKLHEIEELKIPELNEELLKKILPNEKEPNAELLEEKIEEQIKNEKLLKLVDEELKAKFADALIENYNFDLPKGIVEQETDMQFRSAWQNFSEEEKKELSQNREKAKEKRDSFKEEAQKSVKLTFIIDGLAKLRKIDINDQELIQAIYFEAYRNGINPKEHFENYKRQGALPAVKMALIEQKLFNDIFFFSKTNKKGEK; the protein is encoded by the coding sequence ATGGAAATAAAAGCAAAGCAACTAGATTCTGTTAATGCAAGTGCTCATATAAAAATCCCTTCACAAGAGCTTAAAAACGAAGTGCAAAATTTAGCAAAAAAAGCTTCTAAAACTCTCAAAATTGATGGTTTTAGACCCGGACATGTCCCTGTGGCTGTGATTTTAAAAAGATACGAAAAACAACTTCAAAATGATGCGGAGCAAAATCTTTTAAAAAACGCTCTTAATAACGCTTTAAAAGAGCTTAAAAAGGACAGCAAGGAGCTTGTTGGTGAGCCTTATTTTGAAAAATTTGATAAAAAAGATGAAGAAATTGATATTGAATTTATACTTTCTTTTAAGCCCGATTTAAAGCTTGATGATTATGAAAAATATATCCCTCAATACAGCGAACCAAAAGCAACGAAAAAAGAAATGGACGAAAAAAGAAAAGAGCTTTTAAAAACCCATGCTTCTTTAGAACCTATTAAGGGTAAAAGGGCTTTAAAAGAGGGTGATTTTGCTAAATTTGATTTTGAAGGTTTTATCGACGGCAAAAGCTTTGAAGGCGGCAAGGCAAATGATTATGTTTTAGAAATTGGCTCAAAGCAATTTATACCGGGTTTTGAAGAAGGTATGATTGGGCTAAAAATAGGCGAAGAAAAAGACTTAAATTTAAGTTTTCCTAAAGAATATCCAGCACAGCATTTAGCGGGAAAAGAGGTTGTTTTTAAGGTAAAACTTCACGAAATTGAAGAGCTTAAAATTCCGGAGCTTAATGAAGAATTGCTTAAAAAAATTCTCCCTAATGAAAAAGAACCAAATGCCGAACTTTTAGAAGAAAAAATCGAAGAGCAGATTAAAAACGAAAAGCTTTTAAAGCTTGTTGATGAGGAGTTAAAGGCTAAATTTGCGGATGCTTTGATTGAAAATTATAATTTTGATTTACCAAAGGGCATAGTTGAGCAAGAAACGGATATGCAGTTTAGAAGTGCTTGGCAAAATTTCAGTGAAGAAGAAAAAAAAGAATTATCTCAAAATAGGGAAAAAGCTAAGGAAAAAAGAGACAGCTTTAAGGAAGAGGCTCAAAAAAGTGTTAAACTGACTTTTATCATCGATGGCCTTGCTAAGCTTAGAAAGATTGATATTAATGACCAAGAACTCATCCAAGCGATTTATTTTGAGGCTTATCGCAACGGGATTAATCCTAAAGAGCATTTTGAAAACTATAAAAGACAAGGAGCCTTACCGGCTGTGAAAATGGCTTTAATCGAACAAAAGCTTTTTAATGACATTTTCTTTTTTTCAAAAACAAATAAAAAAGGTGAAAAATAA
- the clpP gene encoding ATP-dependent Clp endopeptidase proteolytic subunit ClpP, protein MSLYIPYVIEKTSRGERSYDIYSRLLKDRIVMLSGEIHDDLASSIVAQLLFLEAEDPQKDIYLYINSPGGVITSGFSIYDTMNYIKPDVCTICIGQAASMGAFLLSCGQEGKRFALPNSRIMIHQPLGGARGQASDIEIQAKEILRLKSTLNEILAKNTKQKLAKIVKDTERDFFMSAFEAKEYGLVDKVLEKSFK, encoded by the coding sequence ATGAGTCTTTATATCCCCTATGTGATTGAAAAAACAAGTCGCGGAGAAAGAAGTTATGATATATATTCTAGACTTTTAAAGGATAGGATTGTCATGTTAAGCGGTGAGATTCACGATGATTTGGCTTCTTCTATTGTTGCACAGCTTTTATTTTTAGAGGCTGAAGACCCACAAAAAGATATTTATCTTTATATTAATTCTCCGGGCGGGGTGATTACAAGTGGTTTTAGCATTTATGATACGATGAATTATATCAAGCCTGATGTTTGCACGATTTGTATAGGGCAAGCTGCCTCTATGGGAGCTTTTTTGCTCAGTTGCGGTCAGGAGGGCAAACGTTTTGCTCTGCCAAATTCACGCATTATGATTCATCAGCCTTTGGGCGGAGCTAGAGGACAAGCAAGTGATATAGAAATCCAAGCTAAAGAAATTCTAAGACTTAAATCAACACTCAATGAAATTTTAGCCAAAAATACCAAGCAAAAACTTGCTAAAATCGTTAAAGACACAGAAAGGGATTTTTTTATGAGTGCTTTTGAAGCCAAAGAATACGGGCTTGTGGATAAGGTTTTAGAAAAAAGCTTTAAATAA
- the def gene encoding peptide deformylase: MVRKIITYPNKRLFLKSKIVENFDEELHTLLDDMYETMITNNGVGLAAIQVDIPLRIFLVNLLDEESKEQKKEDLLEIINPQIIPLDEEKIICTEGCLSVPDFFEEVERLEHILLKYQDRFGAFKELEAKGFLAVAIQHENDHLNGHLFIEKISFLKRQKFDKEFKKQKKLKKLNEKT, encoded by the coding sequence ATGGTAAGAAAAATCATCACTTATCCTAATAAAAGACTTTTTTTAAAATCCAAAATTGTGGAAAATTTTGATGAAGAACTCCATACACTCTTAGATGATATGTATGAAACGATGATAACAAATAACGGCGTGGGTTTAGCAGCCATTCAAGTGGATATACCCCTTCGCATTTTTCTTGTTAATCTTCTTGATGAGGAGAGCAAAGAGCAAAAAAAAGAGGATTTGTTAGAGATTATCAATCCTCAAATCATTCCTTTAGATGAAGAAAAAATTATTTGCACTGAAGGTTGCTTGAGTGTGCCTGATTTTTTTGAAGAAGTTGAAAGATTAGAGCATATTTTACTTAAATATCAAGATCGTTTTGGAGCCTTTAAAGAGCTTGAAGCCAAAGGTTTTTTAGCTGTAGCAATTCAACATGAAAATGACCATTTAAATGGGCATTTATTTATAGAGAAAATTTCTTTTCTTAAAAGACAAAAATTTGATAAAGAATTTAAAAAACAAAAAAAATTGAAAAAACTCAATGAAAAAACTTAA
- a CDS encoding YifB family Mg chelatase-like AAA ATPase: MKKLKCISFDEELELIDVESTFTRGLPNLSIVGLANTAIKESIERIKATLLSCDFNFPARKITINLSPSGIPKRGSHFDLAIAVLILCQNEELDEFFVVGELGLDGSIKSTNELFSLLLFLSTKVKKAKIVVPKSIAIKAAMIPNLEIYALENLNQVLEFFKEKKYEKFKLKQTHPLFENPLILNDEIFIRNKDFTLDFIDVKGQNQAKKACLIAALGMHNVLFEGSPGSGKSMCAKRLVYIMPPQSLNEVLMQNAYMSLNSKDCEFKQMRVFRHPHHTSTRASIFGGGAKNAKIGEVALANGGVLFFDEFPHFSKEVIESLREPLEDCKIHISRVNSKITYETKFAFIAAQNPCPCGNLFSKELTCHCSENEIKKYKTRISSPIMDRIDLYVAMDEVDKNDRASLSSKEMSDMVFEAFVFQKKRGQREFNGKLKDEDLKKFCLLENSAKDTLDLAINRYKFSQRAINKILKVARTCADFTQSESIEKSHILEALSFRVKNEFL, translated from the coding sequence ATGAAAAAACTTAAATGTATAAGCTTTGACGAAGAATTAGAACTTATCGATGTGGAATCCACTTTTACAAGAGGTTTGCCAAATTTAAGCATAGTAGGACTTGCAAATACAGCTATAAAAGAAAGCATAGAGCGTATCAAGGCTACTCTTTTAAGTTGTGATTTTAATTTTCCAGCTCGCAAAATCACAATCAATCTCAGTCCTTCAGGCATTCCAAAACGTGGCTCTCATTTTGATTTAGCGATTGCAGTTTTGATTTTATGTCAAAATGAAGAGCTTGATGAATTTTTTGTTGTCGGTGAGCTTGGACTTGATGGAAGTATTAAGAGTACAAATGAGCTTTTTTCTTTGCTTTTATTTTTAAGTACTAAGGTAAAAAAAGCCAAAATTGTTGTCCCAAAAAGCATAGCCATAAAGGCTGCAATGATACCAAATTTAGAAATTTATGCTCTTGAAAATTTAAATCAAGTTCTAGAATTTTTTAAAGAAAAAAAATATGAAAAATTCAAGCTCAAACAAACCCATCCTTTATTTGAAAATCCTTTGATTTTAAATGATGAAATTTTTATACGCAATAAAGATTTTACACTAGATTTTATCGATGTTAAGGGACAAAATCAAGCCAAAAAAGCTTGTTTGATTGCAGCTCTTGGAATGCATAATGTGCTTTTTGAAGGAAGTCCGGGAAGTGGTAAGAGTATGTGTGCAAAAAGACTTGTTTATATTATGCCTCCTCAAAGTTTAAATGAAGTTTTAATGCAAAATGCTTATATGTCTTTAAATTCTAAGGATTGCGAATTTAAACAAATGCGTGTTTTTCGCCATCCACATCATACAAGTACAAGAGCAAGTATCTTTGGTGGTGGGGCTAAAAATGCAAAAATCGGAGAAGTGGCTTTAGCAAATGGTGGAGTCTTGTTTTTTGATGAATTTCCGCATTTTAGCAAAGAAGTGATTGAGAGTTTAAGAGAGCCTTTGGAGGATTGTAAAATCCATATTTCAAGAGTCAATTCAAAAATCACTTATGAGACTAAATTTGCCTTTATAGCAGCTCAAAATCCTTGTCCTTGTGGAAATTTATTTTCTAAAGAACTGACTTGTCATTGTTCTGAAAATGAGATTAAAAAATACAAAACTCGCATTTCTTCGCCCATTATGGATAGGATAGATTTGTATGTTGCGATGGATGAAGTGGATAAAAACGACAGAGCAAGTTTGAGTTCTAAAGAGATGAGCGATATGGTTTTTGAAGCCTTTGTTTTTCAAAAAAAACGCGGACAAAGAGAATTTAATGGCAAACTCAAAGATGAAGACTTAAAGAAATTTTGTCTGCTTGAAAATTCCGCTAAAGATACGCTTGATTTAGCTATAAATCGTTATAAATTCTCACAAAGAGCCATTAATAAAATCTTAAAAGTTGCAAGGACTTGTGCTGATTTTACTCAAAGTGAAAGTATAGAAAAATCACACATTTTAGAAGCTTTGAGTTTTAGGGTTAAAAATGAATTTTTATGA
- the rmuC gene encoding DNA recombination protein RmuC encodes MNFYEISPLLFSVFTLLGVFLWLKASKKIFENEKILLKEKLNEFSKQNELLKENEKQFLEEKIKLLSQCEILETKLEEKRLNYEQNLKNHAKEKEKLEFQYKQNLENLEKKFNENLKNQNQSLLNQNKIMLNDDIKKLLEEIFIPVKKSVKEYNEKLIQNEISLKTSIENMFKFSQNIGQNADKLAKILKGDKKIRGNFAELQLKNVLENSGLIENEQYKLQVAFKQDEKTYIADAIVFLDSKKSIVIDAKFSLPNDFSFEELSETLCKELAFNLKARIDELAKKPYANFDSHTYDFILLFIPYQNILDLILSVDLEIYQYAYKKKIYLTTPNTLFMALNTINISWRQVKGNENILKAFEELGRFYDKFTGVLEDFENIKKSLLNLENHIDKMENKLITGRGNLSLKFENLKYLGAKTSKNIPIEFNKEDTERLKQ; translated from the coding sequence ATGAATTTTTATGAAATTTCGCCTCTGCTTTTTTCTGTATTTACTTTACTCGGAGTTTTTTTATGGCTTAAAGCTTCTAAAAAAATTTTTGAAAATGAAAAAATCCTATTGAAAGAAAAACTGAACGAATTTTCAAAGCAAAATGAGCTTTTAAAAGAAAATGAAAAACAATTTTTAGAAGAAAAAATCAAACTTTTATCTCAATGTGAAATTTTAGAAACAAAACTCGAAGAAAAAAGATTAAACTACGAACAAAATTTAAAAAATCACGCAAAAGAAAAAGAAAAACTAGAATTTCAATACAAGCAAAATTTAGAAAATTTAGAAAAAAAATTCAATGAAAACTTAAAAAATCAAAATCAAAGCCTTTTAAATCAAAATAAAATTATGCTCAATGATGATATTAAAAAGCTTTTAGAAGAAATTTTCATTCCTGTTAAAAAGAGCGTCAAAGAATACAACGAAAAACTCATTCAAAATGAAATTTCACTCAAAACCAGCATAGAAAATATGTTTAAATTCAGCCAAAATATAGGACAAAATGCCGATAAATTAGCTAAAATTTTAAAGGGAGATAAAAAAATCAGAGGAAATTTTGCTGAACTTCAGCTGAAAAATGTGCTTGAAAATAGCGGTTTGATAGAAAATGAACAATACAAACTTCAAGTGGCTTTTAAGCAAGATGAAAAAACCTACATAGCCGATGCTATTGTGTTTTTAGACTCTAAAAAAAGCATAGTCATCGATGCAAAATTTTCTTTGCCAAATGATTTTAGCTTTGAGGAGCTTAGCGAAACGCTTTGCAAAGAACTCGCTTTTAATCTCAAAGCAAGGATTGATGAGTTAGCTAAAAAACCCTATGCGAATTTTGATTCTCATACTTATGATTTCATCTTGCTTTTTATCCCCTATCAAAATATTTTGGATTTGATTTTGAGCGTGGATTTAGAAATTTATCAATACGCTTATAAAAAAAAGATTTATCTTACAACTCCAAATACCCTATTTATGGCACTAAACACGATAAATATTTCTTGGAGGCAGGTTAAGGGCAATGAAAATATTCTTAAAGCTTTTGAAGAATTAGGAAGATTTTATGATAAATTTACAGGAGTGCTTGAAGATTTTGAAAATATTAAAAAAAGTCTTTTAAATCTTGAAAATCATATCGATAAAATGGAAAATAAACTCATCACAGGTAGAGGAAATCTTAGTTTGAAATTTGAGAATCTTAAATATTTGGGAGCAAAAACAAGCAAAAACATTCCTATAGAATTCAATAAAGAAGATACAGAAAGGCTCAAGCAATGA
- a CDS encoding bifunctional ADP-dependent NAD(P)H-hydrate dehydratase/NAD(P)H-hydrate epimerase, with translation MKAVFKDIKELEQRAIDLGLDEILLMENAGYELARIIEKKIKKRKKARILFLLGGGNNAADALVAARHLKQKYFKNINLFCVNEGFKKSPLFLKQAEILKKLDFKFLFKEPDFKEFDCIVDAIFGSGFNKKLDQKTSAIIQKANLSKAFKISCDIPSALGQKLCFKADLTLCMGALKELLLEDFAKEFVGEIKLAHLGLTHKKFAPHSKTFLLEKKDLKMIERRIDSHKGSCGHIYIVASASAGTLAGLGALNFGGGLVSLLNDKSFSPLLMLKNEIHTEADAIALGMGLENLELLKDKRLLKIPLVLDANCFSSKEILRHLKRKDVVLTPHPKEFSRLLKLCFDEEISVNEIQKNRFFYAKKFAKAFQCVLLLKGANPIVIQDEEIFVVNCGNQALAKGGSGDVLSGMIAALLGAGFKALDAAKNATLAHALVAKKYKFNKNSFDALKLIKGLKCL, from the coding sequence ATGAAAGCGGTTTTTAAAGACATTAAAGAACTCGAGCAAAGAGCGATTGATTTGGGTTTGGATGAGATTTTACTGATGGAAAATGCAGGATATGAACTTGCAAGAATCATTGAAAAAAAGATAAAAAAACGCAAAAAAGCTCGTATTTTGTTTTTATTAGGTGGGGGAAATAACGCAGCTGATGCCCTTGTTGCAGCAAGACATTTAAAGCAAAAATATTTTAAAAATATCAATTTATTTTGTGTCAATGAAGGATTTAAAAAAAGCCCTTTATTTTTAAAACAAGCGGAAATTTTAAAAAAACTTGATTTTAAATTTTTGTTTAAAGAGCCTGATTTTAAGGAATTTGATTGTATAGTTGATGCAATTTTTGGAAGTGGGTTTAATAAAAAATTAGATCAAAAAACCTCCGCCATAATTCAAAAAGCTAATCTCTCAAAAGCCTTTAAAATTTCTTGTGATATTCCTAGTGCTTTGGGGCAAAAGCTTTGTTTTAAGGCGGATTTGACGCTTTGTATGGGTGCTTTGAAAGAACTTTTGCTTGAAGATTTTGCTAAGGAATTTGTCGGTGAGATTAAACTTGCTCACTTAGGGCTAACTCACAAAAAATTTGCCCCGCATTCTAAGACTTTCTTGCTTGAGAAGAAAGATTTAAAAATGATTGAACGTAGAATCGATTCTCATAAAGGAAGTTGCGGTCATATTTATATCGTTGCAAGTGCAAGTGCTGGGACTTTAGCAGGGCTTGGAGCTTTAAATTTTGGAGGCGGACTTGTTTCTTTGCTGAATGATAAAAGTTTCTCCCCTCTTTTAATGCTTAAAAATGAAATTCATACAGAAGCTGACGCTATTGCCTTAGGAATGGGACTTGAAAATTTAGAACTTTTAAAAGATAAAAGGCTTTTAAAAATTCCCCTTGTTTTGGATGCAAATTGTTTTTCAAGCAAAGAAATTCTTAGACACTTAAAGCGTAAAGATGTGGTTTTAACCCCACATCCTAAAGAATTTTCAAGGCTTTTAAAATTATGCTTTGATGAAGAAATTAGCGTGAATGAAATTCAAAAAAATCGTTTCTTTTATGCAAAAAAATTTGCAAAGGCTTTTCAATGCGTTTTGCTTTTAAAGGGTGCAAATCCTATTGTGATTCAAGATGAGGAAATTTTTGTGGTAAATTGTGGCAATCAAGCCTTAGCAAAAGGCGGAAGTGGCGATGTTTTAAGCGGAATGATAGCTGCACTTTTAGGGGCTGGTTTTAAAGCCTTAGATGCGGCTAAAAACGCAACTTTAGCCCATGCTTTGGTTGCGAAAAAATACAAATTTAACAAAAACAGCTTTGATGCACTCAAACTTATTAAAGGATTAAAATGCTTGTAA
- the purN gene encoding phosphoribosylglycinamide formyltransferase — protein MLVKLAVLFSGNGSNLENLLKTLHQKSFNGVKFEIVLCLCNKKHAFGIQRAKKYGFETKIIEHNHFATREEFDSLLVSEIKKSGADLTILAGFMRILSPIFTQNISAINVHPSLLPLFKGANAIKESFQSDMKIAGVSVHWVSDELDGGKIIAQKAFEKGTLTYEEFESKIHTLEYELLPQSIIGLFSDTSRYDLKPMLKNT, from the coding sequence ATGCTTGTAAAACTTGCTGTGCTTTTTAGTGGAAATGGTAGCAATCTTGAAAATCTCTTAAAAACACTCCATCAAAAAAGTTTTAATGGGGTAAAATTTGAAATTGTGCTTTGTTTGTGCAATAAAAAACATGCCTTTGGCATACAAAGAGCTAAGAAATATGGGTTTGAAACAAAGATTATTGAGCATAATCATTTTGCGACTCGAGAGGAGTTTGATAGCCTTCTTGTGAGTGAGATTAAAAAAAGTGGAGCGGATTTGACGATTTTAGCGGGTTTTATGCGAATTTTAAGTCCTATTTTTACACAAAATATCAGTGCAATCAATGTGCATCCTTCTTTGCTTCCACTTTTTAAGGGTGCAAATGCGATAAAAGAAAGCTTTCAAAGCGATATGAAAATTGCCGGAGTGAGCGTGCATTGGGTCAGTGATGAACTTGATGGCGGAAAAATCATTGCTCAAAAGGCTTTTGAAAAGGGAACATTAACTTATGAGGAATTTGAAAGCAAAATTCATACTCTTGAATATGAGCTTTTGCCTCAAAGTATTATCGGACTTTTTTCAGACACTTCGCGTTATGATTTAAAACCTATGTTAAAAAATACCTAA
- a CDS encoding molybdenum cofactor guanylyltransferase, with product MKELLKLNCVILCGGKSSRMGQDKSILPLGSQSLTHFQVQKFSPFFKQIFISTKKDKWNGEFALIKDDEHYKIHSPMLALYSILRHFDNQFVFIIAVDSPCLSENELSKMAEFLNKDFKIIIAKTQNHKHSLCGFYHSSLAPICKELLEKNEQKIGILFSMVKTQFVEFEDEKAFLNLNFYEEYKKFTENF from the coding sequence ATGAAAGAGCTTTTAAAATTAAATTGCGTGATTTTATGCGGGGGCAAATCCTCTCGCATGGGACAGGATAAAAGCATTTTGCCTTTGGGTTCTCAAAGTTTAACTCATTTTCAGGTTCAAAAATTCTCTCCTTTCTTTAAGCAAATTTTTATCAGCACAAAAAAAGACAAATGGAATGGTGAATTTGCTTTGATTAAAGATGATGAACATTATAAAATTCACTCGCCTATGTTGGCACTTTATTCTATCCTTAGGCATTTTGACAATCAATTTGTCTTTATCATCGCAGTGGATAGTCCTTGTTTGAGTGAAAATGAGCTTTCAAAAATGGCTGAATTTTTAAACAAGGATTTTAAAATCATCATCGCTAAAACTCAAAATCACAAGCATTCTTTGTGTGGCTTTTATCATAGCTCTTTAGCTCCAATTTGCAAAGAATTGCTTGAAAAAAACGAACAAAAAATCGGTATTTTATTCAGCATGGTTAAAACTCAATTTGTCGAATTTGAAGATGAAAAAGCCTTCTTAAATCTCAATTTTTACGAAGAATATAAAAAATTTACAGAAAATTTTTAA